The sequence below is a genomic window from Kitasatospora kifunensis.
GTGACGCGGGCTGGCTGCGCGCCTTCCACGCCCTGGTGCCGGAGCTGGTGGCCGCCTTCCGGCCCGAGGTGATCGTCTCCCAGCACGGCGCCGACACCCACATCGAGGACCCGCTCGCCCACCTCGCGGTCACCGTGGACGCCCAGCGCGCGGTGGCCCTGAGCCTGCACGAGCTGGCCCACCAGCACTGCGAGGGCCGCTGGGTGGCGCTGGGCGGGGGCGGCTACGCGGTGGTCGACGTGGTGCCGCGCGCCTGGACCCACCTGGTGGCCGCGGCCGCGGGCGCTGCGATCGAGCCGGACACCCAGACGCCGCAGGAGTGGCGCGCGGAGGTGTACCGGTTGACCCGCCGTCAGGCCCCTGCTCGGATGACGGACGGCGCCGCGGCGAGCTGGCGCGACTTCGAGAGCGGCTACGACCCGGGCGACCGGCTGGACCAGGCGATCCTTGCCGCCCGCCGCGCGGTCTTCCCGCACCACGGGCTGCTGCCGTAGGCCGTGTCCTCGCCTCGGTGAGCGGGGTTCTCCCAAGGTCCGGCGGTCCCGGGTCTGGTGGCCGCGGCCCCACCGGTGCACGATGGAGAGCAGAGCGTCTGCGCCAGAGGGTTGACCGACTACCTACTGCAACAGGCGGATCTCTGACCGTAAAACAACTCGGCATCTCCCCCTTCCCACTGGTATCACCCGCAACTACTCTGGGGATACGCGTGTGTCGGTGGAGTCACCGGAGGGGAAGCCGGTGCCTTGCACACGGAAAAGGGTCGGGTGAGGTCATGAGTTCCGGCGAACGCCCCCTGCAAGAGGTCAACTTCCTGACCGTGGCGGAAGTCGCCTCGGTCATGAGGGTGTCCAAGATGACGGTCTACCGGCTGGTGCACAGTGGGGAGCTGCCTGCCATCCGGGTTGGCCGCTCCTTCCGGGTGCCCGAACAGGCGGTCCACGACTACCTCAAGGACTCCTACGTGGGCCGACAGAGCGCCTGACCGGCGGGCCCGATCGGTCCCGATTACGGGGCTGGCCGGGTAAACGGTAGGCTAGGCCCTCCGTCAGTCGTATGGACTCCGTCTCTCACGGGCGGGAGTCTCAGTGAGCGAGGGTTGTTCCGTGGGCTCTGTCATCAAGAAGCGTCGCAAGCGTATGGCCAAGAAGAAGCACCGCAAGCTTCTGAAGCGGACCCGCGTTCAGCGTCGCAACAAGAAGTAACACCTGCGGAGCCTCGCTCCCGGTGCGCTGCTGCCCGTCCCAGCCG
It includes:
- a CDS encoding 30S ribosomal protein bS22; this translates as MGSVIKKRRKRMAKKKHRKLLKRTRVQRRNKK
- a CDS encoding helix-turn-helix domain-containing protein; translation: MSSGERPLQEVNFLTVAEVASVMRVSKMTVYRLVHSGELPAIRVGRSFRVPEQAVHDYLKDSYVGRQSA